Proteins encoded in a region of the Apostichopus japonicus isolate 1M-3 chromosome 19, ASM3797524v1, whole genome shotgun sequence genome:
- the LOC139960297 gene encoding cyclin-F-like isoform X2 codes for MRIQKVPARKADGTRCSLTHPILRSMTAHHSVLEIEDLPDEMLLHILKFLHLQDLLNAVQLNARFKELIEGTKKLWSDVSLVGRWPSTENMALFERVAIAGNVEAMIKLAQAYLYKEGVSEDKSCQNYEMLIGRYFSEAEACNTTSVPFTWLFIRPPWSTNGMCRKAKTFFRWKKQNRHKEALNPSVLFSMAKIQSYLEDGDDKDDTIRQWYQQAADQGLALAKYQLWEDRWSSQSKDAAHLLESIRQLRDIASLGCLESQLRLYSEYAKGNFGDLSREIVTANIRKFFQSSKYGINYPTLFNGHHSFTNSMRYILLDWLVEVATLKEFSSQTIHLAVSCVDRYLSICNITRCQLQLVGITCMLICARLEEDNIITIREAAWLTDGTYKYDEVVRMMGDAVATLRGNLKQLTVLDYLKLLFQVQPVSKECEFVARYIAELSLLHSYFGTFQLSNIAASCLLLARVMTNQSSPWPSVMTEFSGFSLMDLSSCSLALHKRCFEKPPVVDHRDVELTAVKQRYAESHTFNASSLPPKDLEVLHTIFSCEERSRRNRRTEPTTPSQRRKKEELFLLMSPSRKSRRTRVSIHEDVECKSRDKEVVTPTQEFSDQEDEATAHELVNVEGQGPSSSGRSQNNPSDYILIENSGKKIDLRVLRSGTCRIKLQDVKNRVVEVGLRSSPRSLKRKTMES; via the exons ATGAGGATACAAAAAG TGCCTGCAAGGAAAGCGGATGGAACAAGATGTTCCTTGACGCATCCAATCTTACGATCAATGACAGCTCATCATTCAGTACTAGAGATTGAAGACCTTCCAGATGAAATGCTTCTtcacattttgaaatttcttcaTTTACAAGATCTATTGAATGCTGTCCAG CTTAATGCAAGATTTAAAGAATTAATTGAAGGTACTAAAAAACTATGGTCGGATGTTTCCTTAGTAGGGAGGTGGCCGTCAACTGAAAATATGGCTTTATTTGAGAG AGTTGCTATTGCTGGAAACGTGGAGGCTATGATTAAACTTGCCCAAGCATATTTGTACAAAGAAGGAG ttTCAGAGGATAAAAGCTGCCAGAATTATGAAATGCTAATCGGCCGTTACTTCTCGGAGGCAGAAGCTTGTAATACTACCTCAGTACCTTTCACGTGGCTGTTTATTCGTCCACCCTGGAGCACAAATGGTATGTGCCGCAAAGCTAAAACATTCTTCAGATGGAAGAAGCAAAACAGACACAAAGAG GCTCTCAACCCATCAGTACTATTCAGTATGGCTAAGATTCAAAGTTACCTCGAG GATGGTGATGACAAGGATGATACCATTCGTCAATGGTACCAGCAAGCAGCTGACCAAGGACTAGCTCTGGCTAAATACCAGCTGTGGGAAGACAGGTGGTCATCTCAG TCTAAAGATGCAGCTCACTTGCTCGAATCCATTCGTCAACTCAGGGACATAGCATCACTTGGATGCCTGGAGTCTCAG CTTCGCCTGTACTCTGAATATGCCAAAGGAAACTTTGGTGACCTTTCACGCGAGATCGTCACGGCAAACATCAGGAAGTTTTTTCAGTCTTCTAAATACGGCATCAACTACCCGACGCTCTTCAACGGACATCACAGCTTCACAAACTCAATGCGGTACATCTTACTGGACTGGCTGGTCGAGGTAGCTACCTTAAAGGAGTTTTCCAGCCAGACAATTCACCTGGCGGTCAGCTGCGTTGACCGTTACCTCTCTATCTGTAATATCACTCGCTGTCAGTTGCAGCTCGTCGGAATCACATGTATGCTTATCTGTGCCAg GTTGGAAGAGGATAACATCATAACCATACGAGAAGCTGCCTGGTTGACCGACGGGACCTACAAGTACGACGAAGTGGTCAGAATGATGGGGGACGCTGTGGCAACTCTACGTGGAAACTTAAAA CAACTTACAGTACTAGACTATTTGAAGCTCTTGTTTCAAGTCCAACCTGTGAGCAAGGAATGTGAGTTTGTTGCGAGATACATCGCCGAGCTCTCCCTGCTACACTCATACTTTGGTACATTCCAGCTCTCAAACATCGCTGCCAGCTGTCTCCTATTAGCCAGGGTCATGACCAATCAGA GTTCTCCTTGGCCTAGTGTTATGACTGAATTCTCTGGGTTTTCCCTTATGGATCTATCTTCATGCTCTTTGGCTCTGCATAAAAGATG ctTTGAGAAACCTCCAGTTGTTGACCATAGGGATGTTGAACTAACAGCAGTAAAGCAGCGGTATGCTGAAAGCCATACCTTCAACGCTAGTAGCTTGCCTCCCAAGGACCTTGAAGTGTTGCATACCATCTTCTCATGCGAGGAGAGAAGTCGCCGTAACAGGAGGACGGAACCAACCACTCCTTCGCAGCGTCGGAAGAAGGAGGAATTATTCCTCTTGATGTCACCATCGAGAAAGTCAAGAAGAACAAG AGTTTCAATCCATGAAGACGTAGAATGTAAGAGCAGGGACAAGGAAGTGGTCACCCCCACCCAAGAATTCTCAGACCAAGAAGATGAGGCAACAGCTCACGAACTGGTCAACGTCGAAGGGCAGGGGCCATCGTCGAGTGGAAGGTCACAAAACAACCCTTCTGATTATATCCTGATAGAGAATTCTGGGAAGAAAATCGACTTAAGGGTACTGCGATCAGGAACCTGTCGGATTAAACTACAAGATGTCAAAAACAGGGTGGTAGAGGTCGGTCTGAGGTCCTCGCCAAGGAGCTTAAAACGAAAGACGATGGAATCGTAA
- the LOC139960297 gene encoding cyclin-F-like isoform X1, whose translation MRIQKVPARKADGTRCSLTHPILRSMTAHHSVLEIEDLPDEMLLHILKFLHLQDLLNAVQLNARFKELIEGTKKLWSDVSLVGRWPSTENMALFERVAIAGNVEAMIKLAQAYLYKEGVSEDKSCQNYEMLIGRYFSEAEACNTTSVPFTWLFIRPPWSTNGMCRKAKTFFRWKKQNRHKEALNPSVLFSMAKIQSYLEDGDDKDDTIRQWYQQAADQGLALAKYQLWEDRWSSQSKDAAHLLESIRQLRDIASLGCLESQLRLYSEYAKGNFGDLSREIVTANIRKFFQSSKYGINYPTLFNGHHSFTNSMRYILLDWLVEVATLKEFSSQTIHLAVSCVDRYLSICNITRCQLQLVGITCMLICARLEEDNIITIREAAWLTDGTYKYDEVVRMMGDAVATLRGNLKQLTVLDYLKLLFQVQPVSKECEFVARYIAELSLLHSYFGTFQLSNIAASCLLLARVMTNQSSPWPSVMTEFSGFSLMDLSSCSLALHKRCFEKPPVVDHRDVELTAVKQRYAESHTFNASSLPPKDLEVLHTIFSCEERSRRNRRTEPTTPSQRRKKEELFLLMSPSRKSRRTSRVSIHEDVECKSRDKEVVTPTQEFSDQEDEATAHELVNVEGQGPSSSGRSQNNPSDYILIENSGKKIDLRVLRSGTCRIKLQDVKNRVVEVGLRSSPRSLKRKTMES comes from the exons ATGAGGATACAAAAAG TGCCTGCAAGGAAAGCGGATGGAACAAGATGTTCCTTGACGCATCCAATCTTACGATCAATGACAGCTCATCATTCAGTACTAGAGATTGAAGACCTTCCAGATGAAATGCTTCTtcacattttgaaatttcttcaTTTACAAGATCTATTGAATGCTGTCCAG CTTAATGCAAGATTTAAAGAATTAATTGAAGGTACTAAAAAACTATGGTCGGATGTTTCCTTAGTAGGGAGGTGGCCGTCAACTGAAAATATGGCTTTATTTGAGAG AGTTGCTATTGCTGGAAACGTGGAGGCTATGATTAAACTTGCCCAAGCATATTTGTACAAAGAAGGAG ttTCAGAGGATAAAAGCTGCCAGAATTATGAAATGCTAATCGGCCGTTACTTCTCGGAGGCAGAAGCTTGTAATACTACCTCAGTACCTTTCACGTGGCTGTTTATTCGTCCACCCTGGAGCACAAATGGTATGTGCCGCAAAGCTAAAACATTCTTCAGATGGAAGAAGCAAAACAGACACAAAGAG GCTCTCAACCCATCAGTACTATTCAGTATGGCTAAGATTCAAAGTTACCTCGAG GATGGTGATGACAAGGATGATACCATTCGTCAATGGTACCAGCAAGCAGCTGACCAAGGACTAGCTCTGGCTAAATACCAGCTGTGGGAAGACAGGTGGTCATCTCAG TCTAAAGATGCAGCTCACTTGCTCGAATCCATTCGTCAACTCAGGGACATAGCATCACTTGGATGCCTGGAGTCTCAG CTTCGCCTGTACTCTGAATATGCCAAAGGAAACTTTGGTGACCTTTCACGCGAGATCGTCACGGCAAACATCAGGAAGTTTTTTCAGTCTTCTAAATACGGCATCAACTACCCGACGCTCTTCAACGGACATCACAGCTTCACAAACTCAATGCGGTACATCTTACTGGACTGGCTGGTCGAGGTAGCTACCTTAAAGGAGTTTTCCAGCCAGACAATTCACCTGGCGGTCAGCTGCGTTGACCGTTACCTCTCTATCTGTAATATCACTCGCTGTCAGTTGCAGCTCGTCGGAATCACATGTATGCTTATCTGTGCCAg GTTGGAAGAGGATAACATCATAACCATACGAGAAGCTGCCTGGTTGACCGACGGGACCTACAAGTACGACGAAGTGGTCAGAATGATGGGGGACGCTGTGGCAACTCTACGTGGAAACTTAAAA CAACTTACAGTACTAGACTATTTGAAGCTCTTGTTTCAAGTCCAACCTGTGAGCAAGGAATGTGAGTTTGTTGCGAGATACATCGCCGAGCTCTCCCTGCTACACTCATACTTTGGTACATTCCAGCTCTCAAACATCGCTGCCAGCTGTCTCCTATTAGCCAGGGTCATGACCAATCAGA GTTCTCCTTGGCCTAGTGTTATGACTGAATTCTCTGGGTTTTCCCTTATGGATCTATCTTCATGCTCTTTGGCTCTGCATAAAAGATG ctTTGAGAAACCTCCAGTTGTTGACCATAGGGATGTTGAACTAACAGCAGTAAAGCAGCGGTATGCTGAAAGCCATACCTTCAACGCTAGTAGCTTGCCTCCCAAGGACCTTGAAGTGTTGCATACCATCTTCTCATGCGAGGAGAGAAGTCGCCGTAACAGGAGGACGGAACCAACCACTCCTTCGCAGCGTCGGAAGAAGGAGGAATTATTCCTCTTGATGTCACCATCGAGAAAGTCAAGAAGAACAAG CAGAGTTTCAATCCATGAAGACGTAGAATGTAAGAGCAGGGACAAGGAAGTGGTCACCCCCACCCAAGAATTCTCAGACCAAGAAGATGAGGCAACAGCTCACGAACTGGTCAACGTCGAAGGGCAGGGGCCATCGTCGAGTGGAAGGTCACAAAACAACCCTTCTGATTATATCCTGATAGAGAATTCTGGGAAGAAAATCGACTTAAGGGTACTGCGATCAGGAACCTGTCGGATTAAACTACAAGATGTCAAAAACAGGGTGGTAGAGGTCGGTCTGAGGTCCTCGCCAAGGAGCTTAAAACGAAAGACGATGGAATCGTAA